One region of Catenuloplanes indicus genomic DNA includes:
- a CDS encoding putative bifunctional diguanylate cyclase/phosphodiesterase — MPEAVRRPSPQRAWYVSGPLAVLTVVLTVVAQIDRDIPQSDLLLIPIFFALFLITDATTLWTTSRRQGLNVTLNEVAIVLAFFFISPLTMVVLRCVERIAIGVYRREIPARLWFNVTLATSSAAFGYVVIRALGSVGTDVTPRTWLVLIAGVLAATHFGLVAVVLVLGLVEGNLSGSTVLRIAVPGFFVTCGNIMLGLAVLLLIDQTPWALTIIGALVVFGVFAYRSYSQFTEQHRKLSELYDLVRDLKGTVHDRALPDVLLRRVLALTHADWSTLWLPASSRHLEVLLSARHNANGLLDTVVTPAALRRRALETGESILLTGRAGDPALRELLPAAGPREVMIVPLFSGEVPIGTLEVAGERNRHAHFDSATVALMETVAAHAAVAVENSRLVDRLRYDAYHDGLTKLPNRRRITEALAESVTVNAPDEVVAVLLLRLERLHEVNESLGQVAGDRLVAEIAERLRAAAPPAALVGRAAGDEFVVTLRKPSVEAATQLATRLRDEIRGSVRIDDLTLVVDVAVGVAVYPDDSRGEFGHADKADRLLQRAKLACATARTSPSGVQRFHAGLESRVTRRLGLADDLRQALERDEIEVYFQPKVTLADRRLVGVECLARWEHPVLGTVSPEDFVAVAENTGQIGALTEAVLRAGLQRCRDWPDADDPLSIAVNISARLLDEPEFPAQVKALLEHYGVAAGRVTFEIGQPALTVENERPLPVLRRLRDLGVRISVDDFGVGASSFGYLRQLPIVELKVDRRFVQGMATDPGDLAVVRAAVMLARQFGLGAVAEGVESELALDLLTDMGCEIGQGFLFSRPLPYERLEAWYWAQTEVEATPSGEFRRLRAVP, encoded by the coding sequence GTGCCTGAAGCCGTCAGACGACCCTCCCCGCAGCGCGCCTGGTACGTGTCCGGCCCGCTCGCCGTCCTCACGGTGGTTCTCACCGTCGTCGCGCAGATCGACCGGGATATCCCGCAGTCCGACCTGCTGCTCATTCCGATCTTCTTCGCGCTGTTCCTGATCACGGACGCGACCACGCTGTGGACCACCTCGCGCCGGCAGGGACTGAACGTCACGCTCAACGAGGTCGCGATCGTCCTCGCGTTCTTCTTCATCTCGCCGCTCACCATGGTGGTGCTGCGCTGCGTCGAGCGGATCGCGATCGGGGTGTACCGCCGGGAGATACCGGCCAGGCTCTGGTTCAACGTGACATTGGCGACGTCCTCCGCGGCCTTCGGGTACGTGGTGATCCGCGCGCTCGGCTCGGTCGGCACCGACGTCACGCCGCGCACCTGGCTCGTGCTGATCGCGGGAGTGCTGGCCGCCACCCACTTCGGCCTGGTCGCGGTGGTGCTGGTGCTCGGGCTGGTCGAGGGGAACCTGTCCGGCTCCACGGTGCTGCGCATCGCGGTGCCCGGCTTCTTCGTCACCTGCGGCAACATCATGCTCGGCCTGGCCGTGCTGCTGCTCATCGACCAGACGCCCTGGGCGCTCACGATCATCGGCGCACTGGTCGTCTTCGGCGTCTTCGCCTACCGGTCGTACTCGCAGTTCACCGAGCAACACCGCAAACTCTCCGAGCTGTACGACCTGGTCCGCGACCTGAAGGGCACGGTGCACGACCGGGCGCTGCCGGACGTGCTGCTGCGCCGCGTGCTGGCGCTCACCCACGCGGACTGGTCCACGCTCTGGCTGCCCGCCTCCTCCCGGCACCTGGAGGTGCTGCTCAGCGCGCGGCACAACGCCAACGGTCTGCTGGACACCGTGGTCACCCCGGCCGCGCTGCGCCGCCGCGCGCTGGAGACCGGCGAGAGCATCCTGCTCACCGGCCGGGCCGGCGACCCGGCGCTGCGCGAGCTGCTGCCCGCGGCCGGCCCGCGGGAGGTCATGATCGTGCCGCTGTTCTCCGGCGAGGTGCCGATCGGCACGCTGGAGGTGGCGGGCGAGCGCAACCGGCACGCGCACTTCGACTCCGCCACGGTCGCGCTGATGGAGACGGTGGCGGCGCACGCGGCGGTCGCGGTGGAGAACTCCCGGCTGGTCGATCGGTTGCGGTACGACGCGTACCACGACGGGCTCACGAAGCTGCCGAACCGCCGGCGGATCACCGAGGCGCTCGCCGAGTCGGTCACGGTGAACGCGCCGGACGAGGTGGTCGCGGTGCTGCTGCTGCGGCTGGAGCGGCTGCACGAGGTGAACGAGTCGCTCGGCCAGGTCGCCGGTGACCGCCTGGTGGCCGAGATCGCGGAGCGGCTGCGCGCGGCCGCGCCACCGGCCGCGCTGGTCGGCCGGGCCGCCGGTGACGAGTTCGTGGTCACGCTGCGCAAGCCGTCCGTCGAGGCCGCGACGCAGCTGGCCACCCGGCTGCGCGACGAGATCCGCGGCTCGGTGCGGATCGACGACCTGACGCTGGTGGTGGACGTCGCGGTCGGCGTGGCCGTGTACCCGGACGACAGCCGCGGCGAGTTCGGCCACGCGGACAAGGCGGACCGGCTGCTGCAACGGGCCAAGCTGGCCTGCGCCACGGCCCGCACGTCACCGTCCGGCGTGCAGCGCTTCCACGCCGGCCTGGAGTCGCGGGTCACCCGCCGGCTCGGCCTCGCGGACGACCTGCGTCAGGCGCTGGAGCGGGACGAGATCGAGGTCTACTTCCAGCCCAAGGTGACGCTCGCGGACCGGCGCCTGGTCGGCGTGGAGTGCCTGGCCCGGTGGGAACACCCGGTGCTCGGCACGGTCTCGCCGGAGGACTTCGTGGCGGTGGCGGAGAACACCGGGCAGATCGGCGCGCTCACCGAGGCGGTGCTCCGCGCCGGGCTGCAGCGCTGCCGGGACTGGCCGGACGCCGACGACCCGCTCTCCATCGCGGTCAACATCTCCGCCCGGCTGCTCGACGAGCCGGAGTTCCCGGCGCAGGTCAAGGCGCTGCTGGAGCACTACGGCGTGGCGGCCGGCCGGGTCACGTTCGAGATCGGCCAACCCGCGCTGACCGTGGAGAACGAGCGGCCGCTGCCGGTGCTGCGCCGGTTGCGCGACCTCGGCGTCCGGATCTCCGTGGACGACTTCGGCGTGGGCGCGTCCTCGTTCGGCTACCTGCGGCAGCTACCGATCGTGGAGCTGAAGGTGGATCGGCGTTTCGTGCAGGGCATGGCGACGGACCCGGGCGACCTGGCGGTGGTGCGGGCGGCCGTGATGCTGGCCCGGCAGTTCGGGCTCGGTGCGGTGGCCGAGGGCGTGGAGAGCGAGCTGGCGCTGGATCTGCTCACCGACATGGGGTGCGAGATCGGCCAGGGCTTCCTGTTCAGCCGGCCGCTGCCGTACGAGCGCCTGGAGGCTTGGTACTGGGCGCAGACCGAGGTGGAGGCGACACCGTCCGGCGAGTTCCGCCGGCTCCGAGCGGTGCCCTGA
- a CDS encoding SbtR family transcriptional regulator yields the protein MTEKPLHADAAHNRARILATATEVFAAKGPAASTEEIAAHTVVTLLSRDVTAAPALAGPNDAVATLLENDQTRARVRPEIHLDEVTALLTAASQGALTAAWPAGLQARTLAAIFTGLRP from the coding sequence TTGACCGAGAAGCCGCTGCACGCCGACGCAGCCCACAACCGCGCCCGCATCCTCGCGACCGCGACCGAGGTCTTCGCCGCGAAGGGCCCGGCTGCCAGCACCGAGGAGATCGCCGCCCACACCGTCGTCACACTGCTCTCCAGGGACGTCACCGCCGCACCCGCGCTGGCCGGCCCCAACGACGCCGTCGCCACGCTCCTGGAGAACGACCAAACCCGCGCACGGGTACGTCCGGAGATCCACCTCGACGAGGTCACGGCGCTGCTCACCGCGGCCAGCCAGGGCGCACTCACCGCCGCCTGGCCCGCCGGCCTCCAGGCCCGCACGCTCGCCGCCATCTTCACCGGCCTGCGCCCATGA
- a CDS encoding restriction endonuclease — translation MTLPGSPVPFEALSRADLVIDAEYAGGRAGNASDDPLQRLLPVGNQGGFRYSGSPARGSVKLVVLYTSGGNPDWPDALDEKTGLFTYYGDNRTPGGLLHRTPRSGNLILQRAFEATHADDTARREVPPFLLFAKAGAKGRTVSFRGLLAPGAANLAADDDLQAIWRSTGGKRFQNYRAHFTVLNVPVIDRHWIDRVLAGEPLADSCPRAWSEWVRGRAYDALVAPATQVVRSRADQTPADETGRQMLATMRQHFEGRWTDFEACAVELWRMMAPNTGTTMVTRASRDFGRDAVGIYHLGPVADRIPLDFALEAKCYAPDKSVGVRETSRLISRIRHRMFGVLVTTSFVHDQAYREIREDAHPIVVICGRDIVDLLRAKGYGNPAAVAAWLNSAFPARMDFGWAQDPA, via the coding sequence ATGACACTGCCGGGGAGTCCGGTGCCCTTCGAGGCGCTGAGCAGGGCGGATCTGGTCATCGATGCCGAGTACGCAGGCGGCAGAGCCGGCAACGCTTCCGATGATCCGCTACAGCGGCTGCTGCCGGTCGGTAATCAGGGTGGCTTTCGGTATAGCGGGTCGCCGGCCCGGGGAAGTGTCAAGCTCGTGGTGCTCTACACGTCTGGGGGCAACCCGGACTGGCCCGATGCTCTGGATGAGAAGACCGGGCTCTTCACCTACTACGGCGACAACCGGACGCCCGGCGGACTGCTGCACCGGACGCCACGGTCCGGGAACCTGATTCTCCAGCGCGCGTTCGAAGCAACCCATGCCGACGACACGGCTCGCCGGGAGGTTCCACCTTTTCTGCTCTTCGCCAAGGCAGGAGCGAAAGGGCGCACGGTCAGCTTCCGAGGCCTGCTGGCTCCGGGCGCAGCGAACCTGGCTGCCGACGATGACCTGCAGGCGATCTGGCGCAGTACCGGCGGGAAGCGTTTCCAGAACTACCGTGCGCACTTCACCGTCTTGAACGTGCCGGTGATCGACCGGCACTGGATCGATCGGGTCCTCGCCGGTGAGCCGCTTGCCGACTCGTGCCCGCGGGCGTGGTCGGAGTGGGTTCGTGGTCGCGCATATGACGCGCTGGTAGCGCCAGCGACCCAAGTCGTTCGGAGCCGTGCTGACCAGACGCCGGCGGATGAGACGGGACGGCAGATGCTGGCCACAATGAGGCAGCACTTCGAGGGTCGCTGGACCGACTTCGAGGCCTGCGCGGTCGAGCTATGGCGGATGATGGCTCCGAACACCGGTACGACGATGGTGACCCGTGCGAGCCGGGATTTTGGCCGGGATGCCGTTGGGATCTATCACCTCGGACCCGTCGCTGACCGGATCCCGTTGGACTTCGCCCTCGAAGCCAAGTGCTACGCGCCGGACAAGTCCGTCGGGGTGCGAGAGACGTCCCGTCTGATCTCCCGGATCCGGCATCGGATGTTCGGCGTGCTTGTGACGACGTCGTTCGTCCACGATCAGGCATATCGGGAAATTCGGGAGGACGCGCATCCCATTGTCGTTATCTGTGGGCGCGACATCGTCGATCTGCTCCGCGCCAAGGGCTACGGCAACCCGGCGGCGGTGGCCGCATGGCTGAACTCGGCCTTCCCCGCGCGGATGGACTTCGGTTGGGCGCAAGATCCGGCGTGA
- the nuoK gene encoding NADH-quinone oxidoreductase subunit NuoK has translation MHPTIPYVTAALLFGLGVFGVLRRRNAILLLMAVELMLNAVNLVLVTAGTVTGQVFALFVIVLAAAEVGVGLALVLRLYRLRTTVAVDEIDLAEKH, from the coding sequence ATGCATCCCACGATTCCGTACGTGACCGCCGCACTGCTGTTCGGCCTCGGCGTGTTCGGCGTGCTGCGCCGGCGGAACGCGATCCTGCTGCTGATGGCCGTCGAGCTGATGCTGAACGCGGTCAATCTCGTGCTGGTCACCGCCGGCACGGTCACCGGGCAGGTCTTCGCGCTCTTCGTGATCGTGCTGGCCGCGGCCGAGGTCGGCGTGGGGCTGGCGCTGGTTCTGCGGCTCTACCGGCTGCGGACCACCGTGGCCGTGGACGAGATCGACCTGGCGGAGAAGCACTGA
- a CDS encoding NADH-quinone oxidoreductase subunit 5 family protein: protein MALVTFMIAAPLLVGLGCLLLPSTRRGRFPAAAFGITAAALSLAAALTLLATAGEPVSGTVEWVRIGDLTVTLGLRADLTAIQVSVAVTAVALAVQVYSLGYLHHDERYAPYAAQVSLFTAAMLLVVTADDLILLLIGWEVMGACSYLLIGHDRSLPEAPAAAVKAFLVTRVGDVGFLLGIAFLAAHAGTFKIPEILAGTYPGWIALLLLAGVAGKSAQFPLHTWLPDAMAGPTPVSALIHAATMVASGVYVVARLYPVFTQTPLAMSVLGLIAAVTLLLGALAATAQEDIKRVLAWSTVSQIGYMTAALAVGAPGAAIFHLLTHAAFKALLFLAAGCVIHAVGSNLMSRMGGLRRNMPDVFWCTVIGLGALAGLPPLAGFWSKESVIGAAAEASDGHGQVPAWIALVVWVAALLGVALTAWYSTRLLLRVFFGPVPAARAEEPERPATPEPSVRPAFVGKPTYLELEAARKAKALARKEVQEAAETAEPPPPPAPRPLDPPALLHWPVMALAVPSALLGLVALLPDARAGLGLAAPHVSPSLILALALLAAGAATAWWLWRRRPDADPAGVLGHFRPLLADAFHLDQIQDLSMVRPTRELSAVLLRVDESVVDGAVEGAGRGTSGLGGLLARAHRAPLPRAATALLAGVVLIGLAAAILGGAA, encoded by the coding sequence ATGGCGCTGGTCACCTTCATGATCGCTGCTCCGCTGCTGGTCGGTCTGGGCTGCCTGCTGCTGCCGTCGACCAGGCGGGGGCGCTTCCCGGCCGCCGCGTTCGGCATCACCGCGGCCGCGCTCTCGCTGGCGGCCGCGCTCACGCTGCTGGCCACGGCCGGTGAGCCGGTCAGCGGGACGGTGGAGTGGGTCCGGATCGGCGATCTCACGGTCACGCTCGGGCTGCGCGCGGACCTGACCGCGATCCAGGTGTCGGTGGCGGTGACCGCGGTGGCGCTGGCCGTGCAGGTCTACTCGCTCGGCTACCTGCACCACGACGAGCGGTACGCGCCGTACGCCGCCCAGGTCAGCCTGTTCACGGCCGCGATGCTGCTGGTGGTGACCGCGGACGACCTGATCCTGTTGCTGATCGGCTGGGAGGTGATGGGCGCCTGCTCGTACCTGCTGATCGGCCACGACCGCTCGCTGCCGGAGGCGCCGGCCGCGGCCGTGAAGGCGTTCCTGGTCACCCGGGTCGGCGACGTCGGCTTCCTGCTCGGCATCGCGTTCCTGGCCGCGCACGCGGGCACCTTCAAGATCCCGGAAATCCTCGCGGGTACGTACCCGGGCTGGATCGCTCTGCTCCTGCTCGCCGGCGTGGCCGGCAAGAGCGCGCAGTTCCCGCTGCACACCTGGCTGCCGGACGCGATGGCCGGCCCGACGCCGGTCTCCGCGCTGATCCACGCCGCGACCATGGTGGCGTCCGGCGTGTACGTGGTGGCCCGCCTCTACCCGGTCTTCACCCAGACGCCGCTCGCGATGAGCGTGCTGGGCCTGATCGCGGCCGTGACGCTGCTGCTCGGCGCGCTCGCCGCGACCGCGCAGGAGGACATCAAACGCGTGCTGGCCTGGTCGACCGTGTCGCAGATCGGCTACATGACGGCCGCGCTCGCGGTCGGCGCGCCCGGCGCCGCGATCTTCCATCTGCTCACCCACGCCGCGTTCAAGGCACTGCTCTTCCTGGCCGCCGGTTGCGTGATCCACGCGGTCGGCAGCAACCTGATGTCCCGGATGGGCGGCCTGCGGCGGAACATGCCGGACGTCTTCTGGTGCACCGTGATCGGGCTGGGCGCGCTGGCCGGGCTGCCGCCGCTGGCCGGGTTCTGGAGCAAGGAGAGCGTGATCGGCGCCGCGGCCGAGGCGAGCGACGGGCACGGTCAGGTGCCGGCCTGGATCGCGCTGGTCGTCTGGGTCGCCGCGCTGCTCGGCGTGGCACTGACCGCGTGGTACTCGACGCGCCTGCTGCTGCGCGTCTTCTTCGGTCCGGTCCCGGCTGCCCGCGCGGAGGAGCCGGAGCGGCCGGCCACGCCGGAGCCGTCGGTCCGGCCCGCGTTCGTCGGCAAGCCCACCTACCTGGAGCTGGAGGCAGCGCGGAAGGCGAAGGCGCTGGCCCGCAAGGAGGTGCAGGAGGCGGCGGAGACCGCGGAGCCTCCGCCGCCACCGGCGCCACGACCGCTGGACCCGCCCGCGCTGCTGCACTGGCCGGTGATGGCGCTGGCCGTACCGAGCGCGCTGCTGGGACTGGTCGCGCTGCTGCCGGACGCGCGCGCCGGCCTCGGGCTCGCCGCGCCGCACGTCTCGCCGTCGCTGATCCTGGCGCTCGCGCTGCTGGCCGCGGGCGCGGCGACCGCGTGGTGGCTCTGGCGCCGCCGGCCGGACGCGGACCCGGCCGGCGTGCTCGGCCACTTCCGGCCGCTACTCGCCGACGCGTTCCATCTAGATCAAATTCAAGATCTTTCCATGGTACGGCCGACCCGTGAGCTGTCCGCTGTGCTGCTACGCGTCGACGAGTCGGTGGTGGACGGCGCGGTCGAGGGCGCCGGGCGCGGCACCAGCGGTCTCGGCGGACTGCTCGCCCGCGCGCACCGAGCGCCGCTGCCCCGCGCGGCCACCGCACTGCTGGCCGGTGTGGTGCTGATCGGCCTCGCGGCCGCGATCCTCGGCGGTGCCGCATGA
- a CDS encoding complex I subunit 4 family protein, which yields MNPDVSAVLLVAVLAVPGLGALAVALLPAARDRQARVLGTVIAAVTLAVAVPLRWGSAEFGWFAYTPSQAPPLVPWALVDLPWVPALDLRFQLGVDAISYPLVVLTALLTLLCCGYTVWRVPPGGPGRLLTALLLAIEVGILGTFLAFDLLLFFVFFEVVLLPMYAVIAVWGGAHYGPDSAGRAPQRAAARKFALYTLFGSVLLLVGVLLVVTSAGTSSMFAFPLPLDRGTQVFAFTLLAIAFAVKSPLWPLHTWLPDAHTQAPTVGSVILAGVLLKMGTYGLIRVGLGAAPEGAQAASGVLGVLAVAAIIIGSLVCLAQTELKRLIAYSSIGHMGFVLLGIATLTATGIQAALLGNIAHGVITGLLFFLAGAVKDRAHTGRLDELGGLRENAPRLAGLLGFAAIASLGLPGLAGFWGEAFAVVAAVQRGGGLWITLAVLAAAGGALTAAYLLRLLRRVTHGPASPAVSLLVPSWSVAGALAAAVASRTGGDGPSGSGSSGDEEEPVVAGLPERLAPGWPTAAELLAWSPLVILVLLLGVYPALVLSGTDVPIGDLLEAVRP from the coding sequence ATGAACCCGGACGTCTCCGCCGTACTGCTGGTCGCGGTGCTGGCCGTGCCCGGGCTCGGCGCGCTCGCGGTGGCGCTGCTGCCGGCCGCGCGCGACCGTCAGGCCCGGGTGCTCGGCACCGTGATCGCCGCGGTGACGCTGGCCGTTGCCGTGCCGCTGCGGTGGGGTAGCGCGGAGTTCGGCTGGTTCGCGTACACCCCGTCCCAGGCGCCGCCACTGGTGCCGTGGGCGCTGGTCGACCTGCCCTGGGTACCCGCGCTGGATCTGCGGTTCCAGCTCGGGGTGGACGCGATCTCGTACCCGCTGGTGGTGCTGACCGCGCTGCTCACGTTGCTCTGCTGCGGCTACACGGTCTGGCGCGTGCCGCCGGGCGGACCGGGACGGCTGCTCACCGCGCTGCTGCTGGCGATCGAGGTCGGCATTCTCGGCACGTTCCTCGCATTCGACCTGCTCCTGTTCTTCGTGTTCTTCGAGGTCGTGCTGCTGCCGATGTACGCGGTGATCGCGGTCTGGGGCGGCGCGCACTACGGCCCGGACTCGGCCGGCCGCGCACCGCAGCGCGCGGCGGCCCGGAAGTTCGCGCTCTACACGCTCTTCGGTTCGGTGCTGCTGCTGGTCGGCGTGCTGCTCGTGGTGACGTCCGCCGGGACGTCGTCCATGTTCGCGTTCCCGCTGCCGCTGGACCGGGGGACGCAGGTCTTCGCGTTCACGCTGCTGGCGATCGCGTTCGCGGTGAAGAGCCCGCTTTGGCCGCTGCACACCTGGCTGCCGGACGCGCACACGCAGGCGCCGACCGTGGGCAGCGTGATCCTGGCCGGGGTGCTGCTCAAGATGGGTACGTACGGTCTGATCCGGGTCGGGCTCGGCGCCGCACCGGAGGGCGCGCAGGCGGCGTCCGGCGTGCTCGGCGTGCTGGCGGTCGCGGCGATCATCATCGGGTCGCTGGTCTGCCTGGCACAGACCGAGCTGAAGCGGTTGATCGCGTACTCGTCGATCGGGCACATGGGCTTCGTGCTGCTCGGCATCGCCACGCTCACCGCCACCGGGATCCAGGCCGCGCTGCTCGGCAACATCGCCCACGGCGTCATCACCGGGCTCCTGTTCTTCCTGGCCGGGGCCGTGAAGGACCGCGCGCACACCGGCCGGCTGGACGAGTTGGGCGGCCTGCGGGAGAACGCGCCCCGGCTGGCCGGGCTGCTCGGCTTCGCCGCGATCGCGTCGCTCGGGCTGCCCGGGCTGGCCGGGTTCTGGGGCGAGGCGTTCGCGGTGGTCGCGGCCGTGCAGCGGGGCGGCGGGCTGTGGATCACGCTGGCCGTGCTGGCCGCGGCCGGTGGCGCGCTGACCGCGGCGTACCTGCTGCGGCTGCTGCGCCGGGTGACCCACGGACCGGCCTCGCCGGCGGTGTCGCTGCTGGTCCCGTCGTGGTCGGTGGCGGGCGCGCTCGCCGCGGCGGTCGCCTCCCGCACCGGCGGCGACGGCCCTTCCGGGAGCGGCAGCAGCGGCGACGAGGAGGAGCCGGTGGTGGCCGGGCTGCCGGAGCGGCTGGCGCCCGGGTGGCCGACCGCGGCCGAGCTGCTGGCCTGGTCGCCGCTGGTGATCCTGGTGCTGCTGCTCGGCGTGTATCCCGCGCTGGTGCTCTCCGGCACGGACGTGCCGATCGGTGACCTCCTGGAGGCGGTACGCCCGTGA
- a CDS encoding NADH-quinone oxidoreductase subunit N codes for MALLPAYVAAVTAVLVLLIDLFGPPRAVLAGTAAGAVLTAAAAVVTGTGPDRGSFCAGDACSYLATNRAALVGALFALLALAVLALSTPMLRAGAVPVGEHCFLLACSMTGGVVLGAAGDLITLIVALETLTLPLYLLVGLRRSASPQAVFTGAGAPAYPEPDPEDGDVRLHAEEEVAAEQLRMQRAGADSAVTFFVVSVVATSITLLGAALLYAATGALHLSTLSAALVSGPAGDGALGSGPAGALGAGAPGSAGVPPGSAAALVGAGCALLVAGLAFKVAAVPFHAWAPATYDGAPLPVAAYLSTASKLGGVVALLAVAGVLPVADTGRVLAVLAVLTMTVGNVVALRQTRTVRLLAWSSVAQAGYILAPLGALASGSPLSIVAASLAYAAFFVLLELAAFAAVVALRPVAADGGDLADFHGVARRAPWTGGMLAFALIGLTGLPPALAGLFAKVTVVRALVDGDAAWLALVVALNAVIGLAYYVRVAALLYGTPTRDGSAGTGWSHVPWPVGTVLVIATVLAVLLGFAPEPLLRLTAL; via the coding sequence ATGGCGCTGCTCCCGGCGTACGTCGCCGCCGTGACCGCCGTGCTCGTGCTGCTGATCGACCTGTTCGGGCCGCCGCGCGCGGTCCTCGCCGGTACCGCGGCCGGTGCGGTGCTGACCGCGGCCGCGGCGGTGGTCACCGGCACCGGGCCGGACCGGGGCTCGTTCTGTGCCGGTGACGCCTGCTCGTACCTGGCGACGAACCGCGCCGCGCTGGTCGGCGCGCTGTTCGCGCTGCTGGCCCTGGCGGTGCTGGCGCTCTCCACGCCGATGCTGCGCGCCGGTGCGGTGCCGGTCGGCGAGCACTGCTTCCTGCTCGCCTGCTCGATGACCGGCGGCGTGGTGCTCGGCGCGGCCGGCGACCTGATCACGCTGATCGTGGCGCTGGAGACGCTGACGCTGCCGCTCTACCTGCTGGTCGGGCTGCGCCGCAGCGCCTCGCCGCAGGCGGTCTTCACCGGCGCGGGCGCACCGGCCTACCCGGAGCCGGACCCGGAGGACGGCGACGTGCGGCTGCACGCGGAGGAGGAGGTGGCGGCGGAACAGCTGCGCATGCAGCGCGCCGGTGCGGACTCCGCGGTGACGTTCTTCGTGGTCAGCGTGGTGGCGACGTCGATCACGCTGCTCGGTGCCGCGCTGCTCTACGCCGCGACCGGCGCGCTGCACCTGTCCACGCTGTCGGCCGCGCTCGTCTCCGGCCCGGCCGGCGACGGCGCGCTCGGTTCGGGTCCGGCCGGCGCGCTCGGGGCCGGTGCGCCTGGATCCGCCGGGGTGCCGCCGGGATCCGCCGCGGCACTGGTCGGGGCCGGGTGTGCGCTGCTGGTGGCCGGGCTCGCGTTCAAGGTCGCGGCCGTGCCGTTCCACGCGTGGGCGCCGGCCACCTACGACGGCGCGCCGCTGCCGGTCGCCGCTTACCTCTCCACCGCGTCCAAGCTCGGCGGCGTGGTGGCGCTGCTCGCGGTCGCCGGTGTGCTGCCGGTCGCGGACACCGGCCGGGTGCTGGCCGTGCTCGCGGTGCTGACCATGACGGTCGGCAACGTGGTGGCGCTGCGCCAGACCCGTACCGTCCGCCTGCTGGCCTGGTCGTCCGTCGCGCAGGCCGGATACATCCTGGCGCCGCTCGGCGCGCTCGCGAGCGGGTCCCCGCTTTCGATCGTGGCTGCGTCGCTCGCCTATGCCGCGTTCTTCGTGCTGCTGGAACTGGCCGCGTTCGCCGCCGTGGTGGCACTGCGCCCGGTCGCGGCGGACGGTGGCGACCTGGCCGACTTCCACGGCGTGGCCCGGCGGGCGCCGTGGACCGGCGGGATGCTGGCGTTCGCGCTGATCGGCCTGACCGGGCTGCCACCGGCGCTGGCCGGCCTGTTCGCCAAGGTGACCGTGGTCCGCGCGCTGGTCGACGGCGACGCCGCGTGGCTGGCCCTGGTCGTGGCGCTCAACGCGGTGATCGGCCTGGCCTACTACGTGCGCGTCGCCGCGCTGCTCTACGGCACCCCGACCCGCGACGGATCGGCCGGCACCGGCTGGTCTCACGTCCCGTGGCCGGTCGGCACCGTCCTGGTCATCGCGACCGTGCTCGCCGTCCTGCTCGGCTTCGCCCCGGAGCCCCTGCTGCGCCTCACCGCCCTCTGA
- the htpX gene encoding zinc metalloprotease HtpX produces MHSHHNGLKTAALLGLLTAMILGVGYWFGGSGGLVAAVLLSLGMNAAGYFWSDRIALRSMNARPVSEAEFPALYRMVRELATEAGQPMPRLYVSPTMQPNAFATGRNPAHAAVAVTTGITQLLDYRELRAVIGHELSHVYNRDILISSVAAGLAGIITMLANLAFFIPLGDDEDAPNPAVLLLMIVLGPIAAGIIQLAISRNREFEADASGARLTRDPLALAEALRKISYGTQRLPLPADAKIATSAHLMIANPLSGGGLSALFSTHPPMEERIRRLHAMA; encoded by the coding sequence GTGCACAGTCACCACAACGGACTCAAGACGGCCGCCCTGTTGGGCCTGCTCACGGCCATGATCCTGGGCGTGGGGTACTGGTTCGGCGGCAGCGGCGGCCTGGTCGCCGCCGTCCTGCTCTCGCTCGGCATGAACGCGGCCGGCTACTTCTGGAGCGACCGGATCGCGCTGCGGTCGATGAACGCACGGCCGGTCAGCGAGGCCGAGTTCCCGGCGCTCTACCGGATGGTCCGCGAGCTCGCGACCGAGGCCGGCCAGCCGATGCCGCGGCTCTATGTGAGCCCGACGATGCAGCCGAACGCGTTCGCGACCGGCCGCAACCCGGCGCACGCGGCCGTCGCGGTCACCACCGGCATCACTCAGCTGCTCGACTACCGCGAGCTGCGCGCCGTCATCGGCCATGAACTCTCGCACGTCTACAACCGCGACATCTTGATCTCCAGCGTCGCGGCCGGCCTCGCCGGAATCATCACGATGCTGGCGAACCTGGCGTTCTTCATTCCGCTCGGCGACGACGAGGACGCGCCGAACCCGGCCGTGCTGCTACTCATGATCGTCCTGGGCCCGATCGCGGCCGGCATCATTCAGCTCGCGATCAGCCGCAACCGCGAGTTCGAGGCGGACGCATCCGGCGCCCGGCTCACCCGCGACCCGCTCGCACTGGCCGAGGCCCTCCGCAAGATCTCCTACGGTACGCAGCGCCTCCCGCTGCCGGCCGACGCGAAGATCGCCACGTCCGCGCACCTCATGATCGCCAACCCGCTGTCCGGCGGCGGCCTGTCCGCGCTGTTCTCCACGCACCCACCGATGGAGGAGCGCATCCGCCGCCTCCACGCGATGGCCTGA